From the Gadus chalcogrammus isolate NIFS_2021 chromosome 15, NIFS_Gcha_1.0, whole genome shotgun sequence genome, one window contains:
- the LOC130404480 gene encoding transmembrane protein 26-like: MWTFISAVFTRACFILVSLVGVCRVAWVKKNPYYWLLTLLFLPQVAEMVVTMTRRRGKDYKWYSPAILLFLISIIPSIWILELHHHQNISNEPQCNRLDSWAALRDSFNGQNVTSQNITSINDSFNVRLDKFISAVCSKEWILGLHMTQLILLIVGKWFLPIGGGVTRDELSQLLLIFVGTAADILEFTSETPSLGSKDSFQLIYMTLAVWTWSMLQFPLHLSVVNNKPEDEGDRSSSLLTRHSTDLWTITQALFIHDGPFLAVRLIVLIHFKVFNQMLVFFAIKNLLVLALNVYRLVVICQDSRSDNGI, encoded by the exons ATGTGGACGTTTATATCTGCTGTGTTCACCAGAGCGTGTTTTATTCTTGTATCGCTGGTAGGAGTCTGTAGAGTGGCATGGGTCAAGAAAAACCCTTACTACTGGCTTCTGACGCTCCTCTTCCTACCTCAAGTCGCCGAGATGGTGGTCACCATGacaaggagaagaggaaaagatTATAAATG GTATTCTCCAGCCATTCTTCTGTTCCTCATCAGCATCATTCCCTCCATCTGGATCCTGGAGCTCCATCACCACCAGAACATTTCCAATGAGCCACAG TGCAACCGTCTAGACTCATGGGCGGCTCTCCGAGATTCTTTCAATGGTCAGAACGTAACTTCGCAAAATATCACCTCCATAAAT GATTCCTTCAATGTGCGTCTGGACAAGTTTATCTCGGCAGTATGCTCCAAAGAGTGGATCCTGGGTCTCCACATGACCCAGCTCATCCTGCTGATCGTGGGCAAGTGGTTCCTCCCCATAGGGGGCGGAGTCACCAGGGACGAGCTGTCTCAGCTTCTCCTCATATTCGTTGGAACTGCGGCAGACATCCTAGAAttcaccagtgagacaccatcACTTGG ATCCAAAGACAGCTTTCAGTTGATCTACATGACCCTGGCGGTCTGGACCTGGAGCATGTTGCAATTCCCACTACATCTATccg TGGTCAACAACAAGCCAGAAGACGAGGGTGACCGAAGCTCCTCGCTACTGACCAGACACAGCACAGACCTGTGGACTATTACTCAGGCCCTGTTCATCCACGACGGGCCTTTTCTAGCGGTCAGGCTCATTGTCCTCATACATTTCAAAGTCTTCAACCAGATGCTGGTCTTCTTTGCCATTAAGAACCTGTTGGTGCTCGCCCTGAACGTGTACAGGCTGGTGGTCATCTGCCAGGACTCCAGGTCAGATAATGGGATATGA